GGCACCTTGCGCCCGTGCCGGTCGACCGTGAACAATTTCTCGCCCGACAGAGTGAAACCGAGCTCCTCGAACACGCGGAGCCGCGACTTCTCCAGCGGCCAGGGCGGTCCCTCGACCTGCGCGCCGTCCTCCCGCCAGCGCGCGTAGACGAGCAATGTGCCGCCCGGCCTGACAAGCGAGGCGATCGACGCCGCAGTGTCATCCAGCATATCGGGCGACAGCGATTGCAGCGTATAGCATTCGTTGACGAGATCGAAGGCGCCGCGCCAGCTCTCCGGCAGGGCAAACAGGTCGGCAACGACAAATTCGACCCCGGAATCCGGGAAACGTCGTCGCGCCCAG
This portion of the Oricola thermophila genome encodes:
- a CDS encoding class I SAM-dependent methyltransferase is translated as MSGRSGEPGEGTSLDERRGFFKDIYRRAGGDPGLIPWADLAAKATLHEWLVRHPGQGRLTAIDIACGLGDNADALARAGYVTTAFDLSEHAIGWARRRFPDSGVEFVVADLFALPESWRGAFDLVNECYTLQSLSPDMLDDTAASIASLVRPGGTLLVYARWREDGAQVEGPPWPLEKSRLRVFEELGFTLSGEKLFTVDRHGRKVPHSFAVWKREEGIQGE